The following DNA comes from Sander lucioperca isolate FBNREF2018 chromosome 2, SLUC_FBN_1.2, whole genome shotgun sequence.
TACATGTTCACCCCTGTATGTCCACATTCATAGGTACAAGGACAATGTAATGCAGCTGTCCAGTATCCACCACGACAGACCAATGAGTGCTCGAGATGAGGCAGTATTCTGGATCGAGTACACCATGAGAAACAAAGGGGCCAAGCACCTGCGGGTTCAGGCCCATGAGCTCACCTGGTACCAGTATCACAGCCTGGATGTCCTGGCCTTCCTCCTCGCCGTCGTTCTGTTCATCTTACTTCTCTTCATCAAGACCTGCACATTCTGCTTCCAGAGGTGCTGCGGCAGAAagggaaagacaaagagaaaggCGGAGTAACTGACTGAATAGAAATGTTGTGCCACCTGGTTGTCGTGTTGGTctaaataatgtaatgtaaccaCAACGCCCTGGACTGTAACTTGTGGCTTGGGACCAACAATTGTCACTACTACTAATTTGAGCAAATGaataaaaagttaaacaaaatgtgtcttcatgTAAAACTCCAAACAACGTACCGTATGCAAGGTGTTGTTTCACTTGTTTTGTCAACATGAACTCAGGTTCAGTCAGCCTAGCCTGAAAAACTGAAGTTAAAACATTGTTAGCCTCTACATGGACAATTactatatatttacatttcattATGTGTGAATTCTTAATTTGTTCTTTTGTGTATCCTTTTTCACGGCATACATGTtaacatgtcatagtaggaaaagcacaggtgtattcaaaaccattaatgatggctgcaatccacttaggagaggccctggtattgtgcatgctgactcactgaaatagcttactgggacacttaatggaattgagccatcgttaaggttatcaatttcagctgtgcttttcctactatgacaagtcaaagtGTCTGCTGTGAAAGAGGTCATAACTGCACCTGAGGCCAATCAGACATTAAACACTGAATGTTCATTGGTTGGTGTAGtcggaaaaataaaataaaataaaaaacacacacacacacaaagggatTTCATTATGTGCCTTTACTTGGATAATACTTTTGACACCCCACCCCTTCAGgttttcacaaatatgtataCAGTAATGGAAACATGGGCTGTAAATCAAAATTtaacatacagaaaatactgtATTAACATAAATTAGGTAatttaatcaaataaaaaaaaaaaaaaacagccctcCCGTTTCATCAGAACACAAATAGATGTGACATTCAAATTTGCACAACATCTGATTTTTCATGTATGAACAGTGTGGCGATTATCATGTTTTATTTCCATCATTTTTTCAGTTTTCCATCTTCTTTGACCTTCCATAACATAAGCTCCATGCAGGCAGCAGCGTCTTCTGCAGTGTCGTGGCCACAAACTGGGAGAAACATTAACATGgtgtatttaaataaatgtgttcattgaaaaaaaaaaaacacacattagcTATACAATACATAAATTACACTGTTGCAAATACATACATTTCGGTAAGTCTTGACACTCAAATCTTGTCTGATTATGAtccatttctttatttgaatttAGATTTTGTTTCAGATGTATTGGAGTTTTAATTTAGTGGACATTCAAGTAAAACAGACACTTGACTGTAGTTATCCGTGATGACTGACCACTCTCTTGGATGATCCTTCTGAGGTATTCAGCAGTGAGGTTGTTGAGGGTCAGCTTGTGAGGGAGGCCCAGACGGTGAGGGAAGACCACTGATGTGTCTACCACCACCCCATGGAGCAACTACAGTAAAGAGGAAGATATCTGAATCTCTTTTTACTGGGGGGGTAGCCTCTTCGGAAAAGTGACAATTACTCAATCATACAGGCGAAAAAACAAAGACTCAGCCAATGCCATGGCACTCAGCATGTGTGGAGCCCAGAATGGATTTTTAGTCCTCCTTTTGATCCATTTTATAAGATAGTAACTCAAAGTAAAACTAGTTGTGTTATGGTTgcgtatatattatattatagataTTAATATAATACCTGGTGAAAAAGTACCTTAGCCTTTTAGACCTTTGACCAAAGTGGGTCATAGATCAACTAGCATTTGTTAACCCCTTACGTCCATTATATACCAGTTCAACTTCTGGCTACACGTCCTCTTGGTCAAGGCAGTTATGTGTCTGGCATATGTTGCCATGATTAGTGAGTCTTCCCGTGACATATTAAATATTATTGCCATTTTTAAAGCCTAGTTTTCTTGTGTTGCTTTTAAAAGTCTAAGTTGCCAAATCCCTTAACAGCTGAGAAAAGCTGGTAACTTACATTCAACCTTCTATGACCAAGATTGGTTGCAGTGTTTGTAGTTGCGATTGCAAAGTTAATTCAGAGTTTGTACTTTCTCATGAGGTATTTAAGTGAATTATTACCTTTTACAGTCAGGTTATCAATAATCCATTAGGGCTGCAAAAATAATAAGCAATAATCCTAAAACGGCACTTTAAATCTTACTCACTttaagtggtgccttttatattcaattcaatgttcactaaaagaatgttggaaaatatttcctttcatttgttttaaattaaacaagcaatttgttgtgcGCAAGTAATATCATTATCACAACAATTAAACAACGTTATCGTATATTTTCCTCAATCGTGTAGccctataatatatatattataaaaagcACACCTCCTTACTATTCACCCATCTAGAAAATGGCACTATTGCTAGATGGTCCTGTGGAATAACAAAAGTTGAGGTtttatagatagacagacacacgcacacaaaaaacagCTTTGAAGTTAAAACATGAACTATGAACAGGGATACTCCTGAAATAGCAAAATGGCTCTttgcagaatttttttttggcagATGGTCATGTTGAATGTGGCTGGCTTTGCTCTGCTTGGTTTCAGTTTCATTTGAAAAACCCTGGGCTTGTTTTAAAATCACAGGTTAGCCAGGACTGTAATATGTTGGAAAACAATTTATGCAAAGAAAAAGGCCAatgatgttggaaaaaaaagtatagtagTCACCTTCAGGGCACAGAGGTCCATTTCCAGGCCATGTCCAATCAGAATGGTGTCGGCGCTGATAAAGCTCAATAAGGTCTCCTGCACCTCTGTGAGGGAGGTGCACTTACCCTTCACATCTTCCTCAGTGATGCCTGAAAACCTTGACAAGTAAAATGTCACACAGGCAACTGATAGAGCAGTTGGGTGATTCACATGAATTGATAAACACAGTAGTTGTACCATTTCCTCCATTTATCACCCTGTATTAGTAATTAGTGGAAATTATATCTGTGGTATTGCAATGTACATTTTCAGTGCCTTTCAGCTTTCGGCAAGACCATTGGATCTAACTGTGTATTCCTTTATTTTCCTAGTTCAAGTGCTTTAGTATGCATTTTCAGGTTCTTGCCATCTCCACATCAGTTTTGGTTAATTACCAGAGGAGGGATAGGGTTTAAAGTAGGTGTACAGAACATGTTTGGGTCTTGGGGAAAAAAGGGAAGAAACACACAGCCAAGTATCTAATTACCTGGTGTTATAGTCGATAGCCTCATTATCAGGTCTGACGAAGGTGTCATAGACGACATGCAGACTAGAGTTGACCACCGTCACTCTGGATAGCTCCAGACCATGAATAGTATAACACTAGGAAGAcaaaaataacacaatatatgtTGTTTTCACTGCATACTAAAGGCCAGCTAAATATCAAAAATGATTTTAAGTCcacccacagacacactaatttatgtttgtttgttttgagatCAGGTATATGTGCACATCAGGGAAAAACTACACAATAATTGTTTTGGAACAAACAAAGAGGATCTggtattgaatatttttttcattctatTAACAAGTCTATTAAAGTTATGTCTTCTTTAAATACATCAGTTTTACTTTGAGGCAACTCAGATTTTCTGTGATAGATCACCAGTTTTATCATGGATTCTAATGAAATTTCCACAAGTAAGTTGGTGTCTGTTGCTCAACATtaggaatatttaaaaaaaaaaaaaaaaaaaaaaaagctaatcaCCATTTCACAATTCAAGGAGTAGACCCCAGGACAATTCTTATCTGAGGGATGTCTGGGGGTAGTCGAGACAAACCCATCCAGGCTGAGGGAATCATGGACATGCAACtggtgaagacaaaaaaaaaagaatgaaaatcaGACATTGACCTGCTAATTCATTTGAGAAGGTTTTAGGAAAGTATCTAGTTATGGAATAATCTCTCACTTTGTCTTTTCCTACCTTAAACACCTGACATCCAGGTGCTCCCATGACTCCCTCACAGCAACTGTAGCGGGTCTCCACTCCACCTGGCACTGTTAACAGTTGTATACaatgatcagaatcagaattaaTTTTATTCTCATTTTAAGTACATACAACGCAATTAAAAGTGCCACTCTATGGTgataacataaaaacacacaaactgaagCGTGAATCATGGTTCTGCGGAGggtccacgcagagctttcgcagTAACCTAcctaagtggcctgaagtttatacttgtgcgtttgtgtgtgcgcgtcgatctctttaagaaaaTAGCTAGTCCggcatgtgtgtgcgcgtggggagtgtgtggtatagcgagtgagagagtgactgtgattagcttcggagcgagtgctgactctagagtcacagtgagagaaccaaagtgtctcccctgtgctttctgaccacggtgggaaatctgtagaaGGAAAAGTTAACACtgtccttgatttcatgtttatggagaaggagaaccaggaaatgagtacggggaaatgcaacgctaccaagccacggccgagcgccGTGCGTCGCAGCAACGTGTACGTAGCCACGACGTAGATgtaacacagaagcataaaccACGCTTAAGAACATAAAGCAGAGAATGTGACGATGGAAGAATTAAAACTAGAGTAAATAGTAAAATGGTAATATAATTGACTCGTATTGCACATCTGATGGTGTAAGCTGTAGAGTAAACACTTTGAAACATTACCTTTTTTCGTAACTCCTTTCCCATAGTGGTAATTACACTCCTCCTTACGGATGTGTTTGCCCATATGGTTCACAGAGTATGTAGCGCCACATCGACAGCAGATCCTCTTAAGGGCTTTAATCAACACAACGGAAGAAGCACATCACCATTGTGAAATGTGCTAAAAAGAAACCATCATTGCAAGTACACCACAGGTTAAGTGTGCCCTCTAGTGATATAATATCAGAACAGCATCAAACGGTCCATTCAGGGCGTATAGGTTTTTACTTACGGTCCGCACTGCCTTTCTTATTGTCAGCAAAAAGAACAGCCCAACCAGGTTTCTCTGGGTGCTGGACAGGATAGTTGCTCTCAACCAGCCTTTCCTCAGTCAAAATATAGTCCTTCAAACTCTCATAAAATGCCATATctgctggaaaaaaaatatttgtcaaAATATTAGAGTAAAATgacaaatgcatttaaaaactaATTCTCACCGTTTTCTCTAAAATTCTTCATATTAAGAGGAATGTTGCCTTTGGATCTTTGGCTGTTGACTGCATTTTCATCTGCACcagaaaaatataaatgaaataaatataaattatataattttgttACATTTCACGAAGAGCAGTTTGAGTTTGTAAGAGATTCTCAACCTTTATCAGCAACAGCACTTTGGTTCTTCAGCTTCTTCAGTGCATTCACTGCAACACTCAGATATTTGAGTTTGTTCACACTGCGATTATACACAGCCTTCTCTTCAGCAAGTGCCTATAAACAATAACAGGGACAGAAATGACTAGACTGTAGTTTGTAATTAAGAATAACATTAAGTGGCACAAGCTCACCTTTTCAAAGGCTTCATTAACATTGGCTGTTGTCTTGAGGAACTCCTCTGTAAACATGTTGACATAACGCTGTCGGATGTCATGGGGCACTTTGTCTTTAGTGGCCTCACACTGCTGCTTCAACTTCCGTTTAGTGGGCACTggctaaaataataaaattcatTATTAATATTTAGCAGATGAAACCTGTCTAACTCACACCAGACACACGTTTAGTTCAAGTTGATTTTACTTACTACATAATTTAACTATTGATAATTTTTGTTATGCTtctattattgtttttattaatgtgTGTAAGGTGTCCTTAGGTGTCCTGAAAGGAgtcaacaaataaaatgtattattattattattaagtcttTCACAATCACCCCAAAAAAGGCTGTTTGTCACTTCTCACCTTGACAGTAGAATGGACAGCAGCTAGAGGAGTAGTGGAAACAGCTGGACTTGAATGTGCCGATGAAAAAGCAGAGTTCAGTGAAGGTTTACGTGCCGGGGCAGGAATGAGAACAGGTGCTGTGGTGCGGTATCTTTGCACAGGGGTAACAGCAGGTGGATGGTACATTTGCCTCACAGCGGCAGTGCTAGTGTACACTTGACTGAGTGGGGTTAGCACTGAAGTAACTTGGCTGGAACCGGAAGTGACAGGCAGGGGGAACGTGCCCTCGGGGAGGATCAAGTGCAAGTTGTTGCCCACTCCGATCACGGCAGTTCCCAAAGATACGTAGTTCATGTAAGCTATGGAATAAGACAAAAATCATGCAGATGTAATGCATTCAGGCAAAGCtactaaaatacaacacaagatAAAACTACATCTACTTAAATATTTGCATacaaaaacaggaaggaaatgCTGCTTGATCTACATAGACTGTATGAAGGTCTCAAGATGTTTTACTGGTAAAATGTCAACGTCATACATGACAGAAGTAatatttaaattgaataaagGCTTCAACTTTGAAATTGGACAATGAAGTgtattgtttttcttcattttactTTTGTATTTGGACAATATTTGATGTTCATTTTAATTGTAATAATTCTTAAAGAATGACCCTAATAAATGTCATCCCCTACAGATAACAGATGCTTACCATTTTGCACAGGAGCAGGCTGCAGGTTTTCAGGGGTTTGAGTTAAAGGAAAAGGTGCCATCTGGGTCTCTGGCTTCCACTGACAGGTGGAGGAAACAAAAGCCTGACCACCTTTAACTGAAGCAGTCAACATGGAGGCTCCCTGCCGTACCTGCTGGATCTTGGGGGTGATGGAGGGCTGGGAGGCGAATCCTGACACCGCAGGCACACGTAAGGGAACCAGCACCTGGGGCTGAGGTCTCCTATTAGCTACTGGCTGCTGAATGGAGcaggtaaaagaaaaaagtgaaacGCTTAAAATGATCTTTTATGCtttaaaaattcataaaatGTTATTCTCAAGAGGGTAGTGCCCAGAGGAAGAAGGCCATTCTGAAATATGTATCTTATATTTGGTGCCTCCCCATATATGAATATGGAGACTTAAGATTAGTCATTTCATGTGTATGTACCTCTGTATGTTTGGCTTCATGAGCCACTCTCTTCTTTAGTGGCAATGCTTGGGGTTTGACATTGGGTTTCTCTACATCCATAGCTCCAACCTAAAAATGACAATGAAAGGGATTAGCTCTTTAGACAGGGCCAAAGTTTTTTCATCTTGGATCTGGAGTGTCAACTGCATACTTACGGACACTTCAGGCTGCTTATCATTTCCCTTATCCTCATTGTTAGCCTCCATGAAGATCCTGTAGCATTCCTCCATTGGGTCACTGTCAGACAGTTCCATTTCTGAATAGTTGAgctcatcttcatcatcagaGCTGGAACAAATGGTTATAACCTCATCTTCTGTCCCAAAAAGCGGTTCAGTTGATCCGGATGATAATTCAGCTCTGTTGGCCAAACTTGATGCTGAATCGTGCCGAGCCTGGCTGCTGTCTGAAGTTGGTTCTGCTAGCTCCAGGTAGCTTTCAGGTGCGGCAGCTTTAGCCTGCATCTGTCCTGGCATTTTGCTTGACATTTTTTGGCTGTGTGGCAGCACTGATGGTACACATTTTGTGGAAGACCGCTGATTACTAACTCTGCTCTGAGCTGGCTGCTCTGCTGTCTGAGCTTGCTTGGTGTGTTGTCTGCATGGTAAGTCTGAGTTAGCAACTGGAGCTTTATAAAAAAGTGAATTTGTTGGTGGAAAATGATGCGACTGCAGTGGATTCATTTTCTTAACACTATGGGGCAGCGCACACTGAGGCAATTCCACCTGAAACACATGTTCTTCCTTTTCCCCCACCAGATTGTTCCAGTTTTGATCTTGCAGGTCTGTGGTGGCAGGAGGACTTGCAGATTTCTCCAACAATGTTTCAGCAGCCTGAAAGGGAGTCATTTTCTGACTTTCACTTTGCAATTCTTCTAAACAGCCAGTTAAATCAACTACTCTCCCATCAACCGATATATTTTCACATTCTTTGTTCTCATAAAGATTTAATGGACCTTGATTGTTTTCAGCACCGCAATTACTATAAACTCTATTGCCTTCTATCGTTGATGCAGGTGGATATGTTACCTTGCACACTTCAGCATTTAGAAGTGAAATAGGTGTTTGGACCTCCTTCGATTCCTCCACATTATCCTGGAGGGATTTGCCACCAACAGAACGAAGAGGTTTCTGAACTCTCGCCCTCTTTTTGTCAGGCGAGAGAGGAATGTCAATAATCAGGACGCAGTCTTCATTGGAGTCATCAAATGGCTCTGGAGATGGCAATCTGGGAAGCGGAGACTGACATGTGACTGGCTTCTTTTGGTCACAAGGTACAGTGTTATTTGCTCTTTTCAAACCCGGTCCgtttctcactttttgctcTTTACCTGATGAGCTATAAGACCGTAAGCCAGCAGAAAAGTTGGACAGAGGGTCATACTCCAAGTCAGTCCTTGGTTTTGAGTTGTCAACCACGTACTTCCTTGCTCGGGAGTATGTTGTAGTTATGTCTGTGCACGAAGACAGCCCATAAGAACCTATGTCTACGTGTTTATCTGCAGTCTCAGACTTGGAAACAGAGAAATTAGGCATAGTGTTTATGCTGTCTGCCTGTACGGTCTGGTAGCGTGACAGTCGTCTTTGCTCCTGCTCCACCTCATTCCTTACAGTTTCAATCTCCTTGTTGATCCGCTCCAGCTCCTGGAGGCCgtcttctctggtctcatcaTTCACTGGATAGACATTTTGCAGTCCTGTACAAAAGAAATATGATATAGGACTTATTAACATTATGGTGGAGGTGAGAAATAAGATGTTGGGAGTGCTGGTGGTGTGACCTGTACAGTAGCTGTGTGCAAAATAAACATCTCTAAACAACCATAATTTGTGTTTCAGAACACaatttttaatttgtgtttgtgtcccatTAGGCTATGTTTGAAATCCAGCTAAGACAATAGACCCACAAATGTGCCTCATTTTAATATTACATAACTTAACATTACAAGGATGAGGACACAAGGGTGGCTAAATAACCCTTATCTGAATGCAAAAAACGTGAGGAAGCCAATCATTTTAGTACAAAAGTGAGTTGCTTCATCTTCAAACTAGCTAGTTCAGAAAGTTTGAAAATGATTTAACCAACTTTATTCTTGAATTACTTTGTATATGCAATTGCAAACTTTTAGGCAAAAGACACCAAGCTAAGGCACACCTGAAAAACACTAACCTGCAACAACTAGCGATGATTTATACGAGGCACCAAACGTATCCCGCAATTCTGTGGCATGTTTGTACAAACAGTGAGGCCGCTCACAATGCCCACGTTTTGAAAAGGGACAATTTATATAAGCAAAGAGACCAGACGAGGGAAACATAAGGAAAAACGTCACTTCTCAAAATACGCAAAAACCGTTTCGTTTGATTAGCTAATTAACCGTCGTAACCGTTGAGCCGGAGGTCTCGTGAGGTCAGCTTCGCTTATATAGGCTCTGTTCAGGTTGCAAGCGGTAGCGACTCGCGAGACGACAGTTAGTAAcgttaaataaaattgaaaaaaaaaaattgtccctgaatatgtatatttttcGATATTTTCTGGAGATGAAAGTAGTTTAATGCCCGaataacaataatattaataataacgAAAGTTGATAGCTGTCCACTGTGTCGCCGTAATCCCTCCTCGCCGGCAGATCGCGCTGCTGCACAAAACTGAACTGGGACCTACACGAAATAGTAGTGAGTGATTCACTTTCCCCATCGCAGTCACAACAATACCAGTCTAAAATAGGATATCACAAACTATAAAGCACTTACAGTTACAATTTGCGTTGTTTGAAATGGCTAACAGCGAGGATGAGATGGAAGAGGATGAAACCGAGTGGAAGAACAGTTTCGTGGATTCAGTCTCACTCAGCCCCGCTGCTGCTTCTGGTAAAGTATGAAGACTGGGAGGCTTTGGCTAACTATAcagtttggttgtttttttctggcttttggaTATGCAAATAGAAACACGGCTCTGTCTAACACCTATTTATACCATAGActatattatacagtatatgatctATACGTGTCAGATGGTAATTATTGTATGTATAATCTCTTGTTTCAGGTTCAAGCCTCAATAAGACATCCGGACCAACAACTGCACACAGAGTCATTCTGCATTTTGACCTGGACTGCTTCTATGCTCAGGTGGAAATGATCAGAAACCCAGCACTGAGAGAGGTCCCTTTAGGTAAACtgatttaatacaaaaaaatcctCTGTGGCGGAGGAATACAAGTTGAAAGAACACTCTTGTGGTTTAATAATGTTTCTCAAATCATCAGGTATTCAGCAGAAATACATCATAGTCACCTGTAACTATGTGGCAAGGGATCAGGGTGTCACCAAGCTGATGTCTGTGACTGATGCTAAGGAGAGATGTCCTCAGCTGGTGCTGGTTAAAGGAGAAGACCTGACACACTACAGAGAAATGTCCTATAAGCTGACAGGTATGCAGGATGCTCTGCACATAGAGCTGTATTCTGATACAAACTGTACAGTAGTTAGAAAAGGATTTAGCATTTAGTAAAAACCCATCCTAAACACCCTCAATAAATAGATGTTGCCAATAAATCTCATCTCACAATTTGATCTTTTTTATCTGCGGGTCCATTTACTGTTAGGTGGTAACAGAGAATAATTTAGGAATCTTTAAAACACAGaacaacaaatattttttgGTATCAGTCTCTCAGAAATAGTGCCAGAGATTCTGTCTAGACACTTACAATAACTTTTAGAAGTCAGaatgcaatttaaaaacaagacattttgtaATTGAGAAAACGTATGAGTATCATTTTCAGCTATAAAAATCTCACTCTCTTGCTGTGCTCTTGTTTTTAATTTCTTCATACACATTATAGCCCACAGATTAGTGCAACAAGTTCACTCTATTCTCTGATGGTTGTTAAAAGCTATTTCGAGAAATTATATATTTAGCTAACATCATGTATATTTTATGTTTCTTTGCTCCTCTTTCTTTACCTTTTTTGTCTTCATTTAGAGCTGCTGATGTCCTACTGTCCACTGGTAGAGAGGCTTGGATTTGATGAAAACTTTGTGGACGTCACAAATATGGTAGAAAGAAGGCTTGCCCAGACACCGGAGTCTAACAACCTTTCATTCCAAGGACATATCTACAACCATTTCAGTAAGTTGTTCTGGTGTATTGCTGTACATCCATGTACATCTGGCTCATGgtaaccaggaaatgagttgtGAAACAAGCCAAGAAGCTGCAACTTGTAAAATATTTGCATTGCACTCTCAGTTTCCCACCACATGAAATGTTAACTTATTGGATTCTCTTAAAGAATGTTAGGGTTACACAACCACAGAtacctttctgtttttcttttcctgcccAGGTGCAGATGTCAAACCCAGTGATCATCCGAGGTTGGCTTTAGGTTCACACATTGCAGCAGAGCTGAGAGAAGTTATCCAGAGCAAACTGGGTCTGACTGGCTGCGCAGGCATCGCCACGAACAAGCTACTGGCCAAACTAGTGTCGGGCACCTTCAAACCCAATCAGCAAACCACCCTACTGCCAGAGAACGTCAGCGACATCATGGGCTGTCTGAGCAGTGTCCGCAAAGTACCGGGTATAGATGTTTACCTCAGCTTATGTGTAACTTTGTTGCCCTTACCACTTTTGTGTGCAGTATTGCTTTAATGTTTTTCAATTGAAAGCTCTTCAATGTGTTTTTGACCCATGTCACTTGTATCAAGTATCCCTGACGATAAATTTGTGGTCCCATCATGTATTTTTAGGAGTGGGTCACCAAACTGCTAAGAGACTTCAAGCCCTGGGATTGGTCAGCATGAAAGACCTTCAGATCTTCCCATTGAATGACTTGGTGAGAGAGTTTGGAGTTCCCAGCGCTCAGCGCCTAAAGAATCTGGCCCTTGGTGTTGATGACTCACCTGTCGTCCCCAGTGGGGCCCCTCAGGTAGGCTAGGATATCCCGGAAATGACCTGTGTCTTTTAAGCTCAGAGTTGTTATCAGATAGAAGTAATTGTCGACTCACTCGTACAGGTCTGACATTACTGATACTGTAATTTTTAGTTCTTAATTACTTTCCCTTCTGATGGAAAAATGTTCTATTTTacctagtgctgtcagttaaacgcgctATTAACGacaacgcaaacccattttaacggcctCAATTTTTTTATCATGAGATTAACTAactggcatagcaaactttttggcatagcaaactttgtagtttttttcacatgctgttgcaagaactagtaacgttagaaaaactacaacaccacaccggatctagctagaccggaaacaaaacaacacacacttgtttgggcttgcgagccggccaaagagtagtaggctaacgttacgttttgagtggatggcgagcgcgagatgc
Coding sequences within:
- the zgc:152968 gene encoding RNA exonuclease 1 homolog isoform X1, yielding MFPSSGLFAYINCPFSKRGHCERPHCLYKHATELRDTFGASYKSSLVVAGLQNVYPVNDETREDGLQELERINKEIETVRNEVEQEQRRLSRYQTVQADSINTMPNFSVSKSETADKHVDIGSYGLSSCTDITTTYSRARKYVVDNSKPRTDLEYDPLSNFSAGLRSYSSSGKEQKVRNGPGLKRANNTVPCDQKKPVTCQSPLPRLPSPEPFDDSNEDCVLIIDIPLSPDKKRARVQKPLRSVGGKSLQDNVEESKEVQTPISLLNAEVCKVTYPPASTIEGNRVYSNCGAENNQGPLNLYENKECENISVDGRVVDLTGCLEELQSESQKMTPFQAAETLLEKSASPPATTDLQDQNWNNLVGEKEEHVFQVELPQCALPHSVKKMNPLQSHHFPPTNSLFYKAPVANSDLPCRQHTKQAQTAEQPAQSRVSNQRSSTKCVPSVLPHSQKMSSKMPGQMQAKAAAPESYLELAEPTSDSSQARHDSASSLANRAELSSGSTEPLFGTEDEVITICSSSDDEDELNYSEMELSDSDPMEECYRIFMEANNEDKGNDKQPEVSVGAMDVEKPNVKPQALPLKKRVAHEAKHTEQPVANRRPQPQVLVPLRVPAVSGFASQPSITPKIQQVRQGASMLTASVKGGQAFVSSTCQWKPETQMAPFPLTQTPENLQPAPVQNAYMNYVSLGTAVIGVGNNLHLILPEGTFPLPVTSGSSQVTSVLTPLSQVYTSTAAVRQMYHPPAVTPVQRYRTTAPVLIPAPARKPSLNSAFSSAHSSPAVSTTPLAAVHSTVKPVPTKRKLKQQCEATKDKVPHDIRQRYVNMFTEEFLKTTANVNEAFEKALAEEKAVYNRSVNKLKYLSVAVNALKKLKNQSAVADKDENAVNSQRSKGNIPLNMKNFRENADMAFYESLKDYILTEERLVESNYPVQHPEKPGWAVLFADNKKGSADPLKRICCRCGATYSVNHMGKHIRKEECNYHYGKGVTKKVPGGVETRYSCCEGVMGAPGCQVFKLHVHDSLSLDGFVSTTPRHPSDKNCPGVYSLNCEMCYTIHGLELSRVTVVNSSLHVVYDTFVRPDNEAIDYNTRFSGITEEDVKGKCTSLTEVQETLLSFISADTILIGHGLEMDLCALKLLHGVVVDTSVVFPHRLGLPHKLTLNNLTAEYLRRIIQESVCGHDTAEDAAACMELMLWKVKEDGKLKK
- the zgc:152968 gene encoding RNA exonuclease 1 homolog isoform X4; this translates as MFPSSGLFAYINCPFSKRGHCERPHCLYKHATELRDTFGASYKSSLVVAGLQNVYPVNDETREDGLQELERINKEIETVRNEVEQEQRRLSRYQTVQADSINTMPNFSVSKSETADKHVDIGSYGLSSCTDITTTYSRARKYVVDNSKPRTDLEYDPLSNFSAGLRSYSSSGKEQKVRNGPGLKRANNTVPCDQKKPVTCQSPLPRLPSPEPFDDSNEDCVLIIDIPLSPDKKRARVQKPLRSVGGKSLQDNVEESKEVQTPISLLNAEVCKAAETLLEKSASPPATTDLQDQNWNNLVGEKEEHVFQVELPQCALPHSVKKMNPLQSHHFPPTNSLFYKAPVANSDLPCRQHTKQAQTAEQPAQSRVSNQRSSTKCVPSVLPHSQKMSSKMPGQMQAKAAAPESYLELAEPTSDSSQARHDSASSLANRAELSSGSTEPLFGTEDEVITICSSSDDEDELNYSEMELSDSDPMEECYRIFMEANNEDKGNDKQPEVSVGAMDVEKPNVKPQALPLKKRVAHEAKHTEQPVANRRPQPQVLVPLRVPAVSGFASQPSITPKIQQVRQGASMLTASVKGGQAFVSSTCQWKPETQMAPFPLTQTPENLQPAPVQNAYMNYVSLGTAVIGVGNNLHLILPEGTFPLPVTSGSSQVTSVLTPLSQVYTSTAAVRQMYHPPAVTPVQRYRTTAPVLIPAPARKPSLNSAFSSAHSSPAVSTTPLAAVHSTVKPVPTKRKLKQQCEATKDKVPHDIRQRYVNMFTEEFLKTTANVNEAFEKALAEEKAVYNRSVNKLKYLSVAVNALKKLKNQSAVADKDENAVNSQRSKGNIPLNMKNFRENADMAFYESLKDYILTEERLVESNYPVQHPEKPGWAVLFADNKKGSADPLKRICCRCGATYSVNHMGKHIRKEECNYHYGKGVTKKVPGGVETRYSCCEGVMGAPGCQVFKLHVHDSLSLDGFVSTTPRHPSDKNCPGVYSLNCEMCYTIHGLELSRVTVVNSSLHVVYDTFVRPDNEAIDYNTRFSGITEEDVKGKCTSLTEVQETLLSFISADTILIGHGLEMDLCALKLLHGVVVDTSVVFPHRLGLPHKLTLNNLTAEYLRRIIQESVCGHDTAEDAAACMELMLWKVKEDGKLKK